In Candidatus Methylomirabilota bacterium, the sequence TCCTCCGCCAGCTCGGCGTCGAGGGCATCGACCCCGACTCGCGCAAGCTCATCTTCACCGACGCGGCGCGGGACCTGCGCGTGCTGCTCCTCAAGCCCGCCGACATCCCCGCGTACGTGCTCTACGGGGCCGCCGACCTCGGTATCGTGGGCAAGGACATCCTGCTCGAGCAGGAGCCGGACGTCTACGAGCCGCTCGACCTCGGCTTCGGCGTCTGCCGCCTCGTCGTCGCCGAGCCGCGCGAGCTGTGGGAACGCGACGATCCGGCGAAGTGGTCGTGGGTGCGCGTGGCGACGAAGTACCCGCGGCTCACCGAGGAGTATTTCTCGAACCGCGGCGTGCAGGTCGAGATCGTCCGCCTCGACGGCTCGATCGAGCTCGCGCCGCTCGTCGGCCTGGCCGAGCGGATCGTCGACCTCGTCCAGACGGGCGAGACGCTCCGCGCGAACGGTCTCGTGGAGGTCGCCGAGATCACCCGCTCGACCGCGCGGGTCATCGTCAACCGCGCCTCGATGAAGACCGAGCACGCGCGCGTGACCGGGCTGATCGACGAGATGCGGGCCGCACGGCCATGATCCGGACGCTCGACGCCCGGGTCCTCGGGTTCGACGCCGTCGTCCGGGCGCTCGAGCGCTCGCCCGAGGCGGTGGCGCCCGAGATCCACCGCGTCGTGGACGAGATCCTCGCCGCCGTGCGGGCGCGGGGCGACGCCGCCCTGCTCGAGTACACGGCGCGCTTCGACGGCTTCCGTCCGTCGTCGCCGGCAGGGCTCGCGATCGCGCCGGCCGAGCTCGAGGTGGCCGGGCGCGCGCTCGAGCCCGGCGTCGCGGCCGCGCTCGCGTACGCGGCGGAGCGGATCGAGCGCTACCACTCGGCGGCCGCGCCGAAGTCGTGGCGCCTCACCGACGAGGACGGCTCGGTCCTCGGCCAGGAGGTCCGCCCCCTCGACCGTGTCGGCATCTACGTCCCGGGCGGGCGCGCGGCGTACCCGTCCACGGTGCTGATGACCGCCATCCCGGCGCGCGTGGCCGGCGTGCGGGAGATCGTGCTCGTGACGCCGCCCGGGCCCGGCGGTCGCATCGAGCCGGCGGTGCTGGCGGCGGCAAAGGTAGCGGGCGTGACCGAGGGCTGGCGGGTCGGCGGCGCCCAGGCCGTGGCGGCCCTCGCGTACGGGACGGCGACGATCCGCCGGGTGGACAAGATCGTCGGCCCGGGCAACGTCTACGTTGCCCTCGCCAAGGCGCGGGTCTTCGGCGAGGTCGGGATCGACATGGTGGCCGGGCCGAGCGAGGTCGTCGTCGTCGCCGACGCCTCGGCGGCGCCCGCGTGGGTGGCGGCCGACCTGCTCGCGCAGGCCGAGCACGATCCGATGGCGCGGGCGGTCCTCATCACCGACGCGGGGGCGCTGCTGCCGCGCGTCGCCGCGGCGCTCGAGAGCCAGCTCGCCGCGCTGCCGCGCCGGGATATCGCGGGCCCGGCGCTCGAGGCGAACGGCGCCCTGATCCGGGTGGCGACGCTCGAGGACGCGGTCGACCTCGCGAACCGTCTGGCGCCGGAGCACCTCGAGCTGATGGTGCGGGTGCCGGCGGCGCTGCTGCCGCGCGTGCGGCACGCCGGCGCCATCTTCATGGGCGGCCACACCCCGGAGGTCGTGGGCGACTACGTCGCGGGGCCGAACCACGTGCTGCCGACGGCGGGCACCGCCCGCTTCGCGTCGCCGCTCGGCACGGAGGACTTCGTCAAGCGGTCGAGCGTGATCGAGTACTCGCCGCGCGGGCTCGCCGCCGCGGCGCCGCACCTCGCGGCGCTCACGCGCGTCGAGGGGCTCGTGGGGCACGGCAGGGCGGCGGAGGTGCGACTCACCAACGACGGAGGGACCAGCGCATGAGCGCTCCGGGCACGGCACGGCAGGCGCGCGTCGAGCGCAAAACGAAGGAGACGGAGATCGCGCTGCAGCTCAACCTCGACGGCACGGGCGCCTCGAAGGTGCAGACGCCGATCCCGTTCTTCAGCCACATGCTGGAGGCGTGGGCGAAGCACGGCCTCATGGACCTCGCCGTCGAGGCGCAGGGCGACGTGGAGGTCGACCAGCACCACACCGTCGAGGACGTCGGGATCGTGCTGGGCCAGGCCCTGCGCCAGGCGCTCGGCGACAAGCGCGGCATCGTCCGCTTCGGCACCGCGTTCGTCCCGATGGACGAGACGCTCGTCTCCGCGTCCGTGGACGTGTCGGGTCGGTCGTTCCTCGTCTTCGGCGTGCCCGTCGCGCGCACGCGCGTCTCGAACTTCGACCTCGACCTCCTGCAGGAGTTTTTCCGTGCGCTCGCATTCAACGCCGAGGTCACGCTGCACGTCACCATGCACTACGGCCACAATCTC encodes:
- the hisB gene encoding imidazoleglycerol-phosphate dehydratase HisB, with product MSAPGTARQARVERKTKETEIALQLNLDGTGASKVQTPIPFFSHMLEAWAKHGLMDLAVEAQGDVEVDQHHTVEDVGIVLGQALRQALGDKRGIVRFGTAFVPMDETLVSASVDVSGRSFLVFGVPVARTRVSNFDLDLLQEFFRALAFNAEVTLHVTMHYGHNLHHITEAVFKAVGRALADATRINPRIAGILPSTKGTL
- the hisD gene encoding histidinol dehydrogenase — encoded protein: MIRTLDARVLGFDAVVRALERSPEAVAPEIHRVVDEILAAVRARGDAALLEYTARFDGFRPSSPAGLAIAPAELEVAGRALEPGVAAALAYAAERIERYHSAAAPKSWRLTDEDGSVLGQEVRPLDRVGIYVPGGRAAYPSTVLMTAIPARVAGVREIVLVTPPGPGGRIEPAVLAAAKVAGVTEGWRVGGAQAVAALAYGTATIRRVDKIVGPGNVYVALAKARVFGEVGIDMVAGPSEVVVVADASAAPAWVAADLLAQAEHDPMARAVLITDAGALLPRVAAALESQLAALPRRDIAGPALEANGALIRVATLEDAVDLANRLAPEHLELMVRVPAALLPRVRHAGAIFMGGHTPEVVGDYVAGPNHVLPTAGTARFASPLGTEDFVKRSSVIEYSPRGLAAAAPHLAALTRVEGLVGHGRAAEVRLTNDGGTSA
- the hisG gene encoding ATP phosphoribosyltransferase, with the translated sequence MKDLLTLALPKGRLLDDALGLLRQLGVEGIDPDSRKLIFTDAARDLRVLLLKPADIPAYVLYGAADLGIVGKDILLEQEPDVYEPLDLGFGVCRLVVAEPRELWERDDPAKWSWVRVATKYPRLTEEYFSNRGVQVEIVRLDGSIELAPLVGLAERIVDLVQTGETLRANGLVEVAEITRSTARVIVNRASMKTEHARVTGLIDEMRAARP